From Pan paniscus chromosome 6, NHGRI_mPanPan1-v2.0_pri, whole genome shotgun sequence, one genomic window encodes:
- the CCDC201 gene encoding coiled-coil domain-containing protein 201, with translation MEPGVQDLGLSSSEDESPSLAIRSPTLRKPLKHSTPEEAALGWSPRPSGGASYLSGSPMPAHFSQDLASHPAGVSPPATVRKRRLSTLWASKESSLDLSAPGEEPPTSASLTQRQRQQQQQQESLRAKSWPQNPGLPGILNTTGRKRRDPKKRAAAMERVRQWEIYVLQNIEEATQHELTIEDD, from the exons GATCTAGGATTGAGCTCCTCTGAGGATGAGAGCCCCTCTCTAGCAATCAGGAGCCCCACCTTGAGAAAGCCCCTGAAACACAGCACCCCTGAGGAGGCAGCCCTGGGTTGGAGCCCAAGGCCATCGGGAGGTGCCTCCTATCTCAGTGGGTCCCCAATGCCTGCACACTTCTCTCAGGACCTTGCATCCCACCCAGCAGGGGTCAGCCCTCCAGCCACTGTTAGGAAAAGGAGGCTTTCTACTCTCTGGGCCTCCAAGGAGTCCAGCTTGGATCTCTCAGCTCCTGGGGAGGAgccgcccacatcagcctccttaACCCagcggcagcggcagcagcagcagcagcaagagtCCCTCCGGGCAAAGAGCTGGCCACAAAACCCTGGATTGCCTGGGATCCTGAACACAACAGGGAGGAAGAGACGAGACCCGAAGAAGCGGGCAGCTGCG ATGGAGCGAGTGCGACAGTGGGAGATCTACGTGCTTCAGAACATTGAGGAAGCCACCCAGCATGAGCTCACCATCGAAGACGACTGA